The Sphingobium sp. RAC03 genome contains the following window.
AGCTTGTCGATCCGGTGGAACAGGTACAGCATCACCGGCGCGCGGATCTCGCCATTGTCGAGGAAATCCGTCATGTCGAAACCGATGAAGCGGGTATCGAGCGTCATTTCGTCAGCCGGATTATCGAACACCCATCCCATCGAGCCGCGCGATGTCCATTTCTCCAGACGGGCGCCGATGCCACCTGCATCCGACATGCCCAGCATCGAGCGCAGGGCGTCTAGCGAACGGTCATCACGTGGCAGCCGCATCACTGCAGCAATGCCCTCGTCGATCATCCGTTCTTCCTGAACCGAGATCGGGCGACTATCGGTGCGGACGAGCTGGCGCACGAAGAGCGACAGCCAAGCCCGATCCTCCGCAGTATTTTCCAGCGCCTTGAGAGGGGCAAAGCCTGTGGGCGTGCCATTCCCCAAAGCGAGATAGGTGCCGCCCGAAGCCAGCACGAAAATCTGTGCGCCGCGGTCCTTGTCGATGAAAATCTGGCGCGCGCCCGTCTTTTCGGCCTGCGCCATCAGGAAGTTGACGATGACGGTCTTGCCGCCCCCGGACGGTCCGATAACCAGCGTATGGCCCAGGTCGCGTTTGTGGAAGCTGAAGAAATACGGGCTTCGGGCACTCGTCTTCATCAGCGCGATGGCGTCGCCCCAATGATTGCCGATGGCAAGGCCGGCAGGGTATGTGTGGAAGGGCGAGAACGCCGCGAAATTGAGCGACGTGATAGGTGCTGGCCTCGCCCGCCATTGGAAATTGCCGACGAGTTGGCTCCAATAGGCCGCTTCGAGCGCGGCCCCCTCGCGGGCGGCAACCATGCCGGTGTCGGCCAGCGCCGCGCGCGCAATCGACATATTGTCGCGCAGCCCCTTCAGGCTGTCGGAATAGACCGCCAGCGTGAAATGGTGGTCCCCCAGGACGAAGCGATTGGACATCAGATCGTCGGCCGCATCTTCGAGATCAAGCATCTGGCTGACGGCGCGATCGTCGGCATTCTCCATCTGCTTTTGCCGCAGGCGGAACCGCTCCGACGCCGCAGCGCGGCCGAGGAAGGTGAAGGACTGGGTGAGCACGAAGCCGAAATCGACCGCGAGCAGGGACTCGAACTGGCGCGGCGTCGTGAACGCCGGATATTCCCGAATGCCGAATATGCCTCCAAACGCGCTACGATCGGCATCGCGAACCTCGATTGTCTCACCGCCGAAGATCACCCGTTGGCGATACAGCGCGCTGCCGAGGTGGCCGCGAATGATAGGGACGCGGCGATGCCTCCCGGTCATCACCATTTCCGCGACTTCCATAGTCTCGGAAAATTTCAGACCATTGTACCCGTAGATCGCCAATCGGCGCGGCGCGCAGCGGTCCATCAGCTTTTCAAAATCGCGAGCCTTGTCCTCCAGGGCTTCGAGGAGATCGGCATCGATGGCGTCGGCCTCCGCGCCAGCTCGGGCCTTGCTCTTGAAGAGCTGGACCAGCTTGTCGGCGCCATGGATCGCGGGACGCAGCACCAGCGTCACGAAGAAGCGGTTGATGAACATTCGCTCCTTGTTCATCCGCGCGAAGTAGGCGGCATCGAGGTCGCGTGCGAACCGCGACCGGAAATTGCCGCCAGGATATTGCTCGACGCGCGCACGCACGAGATGCGTCCAGATCGACAGGCGATCGTCGTGCAGGTTGCGCAGCATACCGTTGAGCTTGGCGTGCCAGTCATTGAGATCACGCACGTCGGCCGTCTCGAATGCACGGCCCTGCAACTCGAAGGACAGCATGATGGCGCCGGAATCCAGCGCCACCACTTCGTCGGTGACATGGCGTGCGTAAGGCAGGAACTTGGTCGGCAGCACCTCCTTGAGAGCCACCTTCATCGGCACCTGGTCGGACAGGCGGTTCGGCTTAGCCATTGCGACCGAACCCCTTGCGCTTGATCCCCTTGAGAGGCAGCGGGGTGTAGCTGGAGCCGCCCCAGAATGCCCGGTTGCGGTTGGCCGCCTTGGTGCGTCCCCACAGGAAGATGAGGCGGAAGGCGTTCACGTCATGGCGGACGATCAGCCGCGAAATGCCGAACATCACCGCCGCGATGACCGCTGCATATACAGGATTATTGAACCCGATCAGCACAATCACTGAGGACAGCAGGATGACCACGGCCGCTTCGATCGGAATACCGGCGAACAGCGCAGGGCGCGTCACCGCCAGAAATAGCGGATTGCGCGCCATGATTTCCCGATCCTCGTCCATGTGCTAACCTTCGGCATTATGCGGTGGTGGCGGGGCGGCCCTCGCCCCGCCTTGCAAAGATCAGCCGGCGTTGAGCTGGTCGACGATCCACGGCGCGGAAAAGATCAGGGCGATACCGATGATGACGGTGACAAGAGCGCCGGTGTTGACGCGGCCCGTCAGCCAGCCAAATCCTGCGGCGATGATCGCGAGAATGGCGACGGTACGCAGCAGGCCGTTGCTGAGAAGGTTCAGCACGGATTGGCCGAAACTTTCGAGATTGGTTTGCGCGAGCGCGGGTTCGGCGGAGAGCAGCGAGGCCAGCGCCACCAGAGCGAACATCGACAGGACGCGCCCCAGCTTGCGACGGCGCGGCGATAGTGCGTCGATGCGGGCGGTGACGCGGGATCGAAGGGTAAGCGTCGGCACGCCGAGCGACACAAGGTTCATCGGTTGTCTCCTTCTGCAGCGAGCGTGGCTCGCTCAAATTCCGCCTTTGCGAACACGTCCCACGATGGCGGCGGGGGGGATGGGGCCGCGCGAGGCGTCCCCGTGTCGGACGTATTTTCTTCGACCAGGGCGGCCAGCATCGTCGCGGCGTTCGAGGTCGGGGGGGCAGGTGTGCCGGTGATTGCGGCCGAGCGGACCGGTGCAGGCTGGGCGGCGTCGGCGAAGCCGGCATTGCCGACCACCCGCCCTACATAGCCGTTGGCAAAGCCACGCGACTGCGATCCGGTATTGTACATGGAGAGCGCGATGCGCAGCGCGCGTTGCGGATGCAGGCCGTCTCTGACCTGGCGATAGTTTCCAGCGAGTACCGCCCCGGCAGCGGCGATGTTCGTGCAGGGTTCGAACACCGTCTCCCATGTCAGGCCGAGGGCCTTCATGTTCCGGGAGTTGATCTGTCCCAAGCCAAGATCGACGGAATAGCCTTTGGCGACATAGGTCCGCGAGATCCTGATCGCCTGCGCCAGTGTGGTTGGCTGGGCGACCTTGTGGCCCAATCCGTTGACGTTGATCGCCAGCTCGTAGCCTTGGCTTTCAGTTTTCACGATCGCCGCGATTGTCTCTGGAGCCACATCCGGCGCGCATTGCGCGGCGAGGCCCATGACCACTGCTGCGGGCAGCGTCACCGCCCGCAGCCTTCCGTGTCCGGGACATAAGGCAAAAGCGCCGTCGTCATTCCATGACCGGCAAAAATGGCAATATCGGCGGTTCGGGCCGAAACCGATGCGATCAACGCGGCATTTTGCGCGACGCACACCGGGAATGAACATAAGCGATTTGCCATGTTTTCACTCCAGTTGTGAAGACAGGCTATGTTAAGAAATCCGCGGACGCTACCCCCAAAGCGACATGCGTTCCTGATAATGAGAACGACTTACCCCGCTAAAATGTCGTTTCATCCCTCATGCCTGGGTAGGGGTGCAAACTGATAACGCCTTCGTAACCATAACCCAGAATAATGTGGCGTATGGCTGAAGATGCCTTCTTATACAGGCGGATGCGCTTCTTGTCGTATAGGCCGATATGGAACATCGCAGTTCCACGCCAGCTCACACGGATATTGATATGCCACTTGCCGGAGTCGTGCTGGCAGACATGAACGTCTGTGATCGTCCCGCCCGGAGGGCGGTGCGTCGTAAGTTCCCGTTCTAGTAGTAGCTCTAATTCCATTCTCACCCTACAAGCGATTTATATGGTTTTCGCTGGTGTCATGTATCGCATAGCGATAGCATGACGATGCGCTTCAACGGAGGTGTCTTAAATGGCCCGACGGCATATCGCCACGATTGAGGAACAGGCCGACCGAATTGTTCGCCAGCTTGGTGGCCGATGGACGGGCGATTTTGCCATGTGCCGATGCCCTGCCCATTCCGACAGCAAAGCAAGCCTTTCCGTTCGCGTAGGCGACCGCGCTGTGCTGTTTCACTGTTTCGCCGGATGCGCTGCCGAAGCGATCATGACGGCGCTTCGGTCCGGCAAAATCCTGGCTCCGCCCGATCATGATCCGGGGCAGCGCCAGGAGAGCAGGAGCGACCTCAACAAGGTCGCCTTATCCGTTTGGCGGCACGCGGCGCCTTATGTCGGCACGCTGGCTGATCGCTATCTGCGCGCCCGTGCGATCGTGCCCGAGGGGATCAACGCCCGTTTCGATCCGCGTTGCCAGTGCGGTGCGGGCGCCGCCAAGGCGTTTGCTCCGGCGCTGATCGTGCCGATCGAGGAAGACGCCGGCGTCGTTGCGATCCACCGCACCTTCTTGACGCCCGATGGCCGCTGGAAGGCCGACATGCCCGAACCCAAGCGTATGCTGGGCAATCCCGGCACCGGCGCGGTGCGCTGGGGCGGTATTCCAACCGATGGCGTGCTGCGTCTCGCGGAAGGCGTCGAGGATGCCGCAAGCGTGATGAACCTGCTCGACCCCGGTCACTTCGTATGGCCGGTGCTGGGCATCGAGCGCTATCAAGGCATTGCGATCCCTGAGAGCGTCCACACCGTCATCCTCTACAGCCAGCACGGCGTCGAAGCGGCGCGCGCCGTAGAACGGGCCACCCCTCACCTGACCGATAATGGCCGTAGGCTACTCACCAAGCTGCCGCCACATAGCGGCGACTGGAACGATCTCCTGCGCGAGATCCGGGCAGCATGAAGCTGTTTCCCGGCGTCCCGCCCTATCAGCGCTGGATGATGGGGGCGACCTTCGTTGTCGTGGCGGTCTATTCCATCGCGCAAAACAAGGCATCGCTGGTCGAAGCATCGCAGACCCAGCTATCCTCTCCTTCTCCCCGGATTATCGATGGCGATACCGTCGATTTCTCAAACGGTCGCGTGCGGATTGTCGGGATCGATGCTCCTGATGACGATCGACCGCAGCTCAAGGCGCTGGCGAGTGAGGCGCTGCGTGATCTGGCGGCCCGCGATGGCGGGCTGACGTGTTCGGCGTCGCTGTTCGACTATGCCCTGCGCCGCGAAGAGCAGTGCCGGACCACTGCCAAGAGCTATGGGCGATTGAATCTGTCTTGCCGCTTCCCCAGCAACAAGGCGAGCGTGGGTGCCACCATGGTCGCTCAAGGCTATGCCGTCGATTACCGCGTCTATTCGGGCGGCGCCTATGTCGACCTGATGCGCAAGGCGGCAGCGCAGCGCGCAGGTTTGTGGGGTATCGATTACGAAGGCATGCGGCAGCTCGCCGTGCAGCGTGCGCAAGTGCCGCAAGGGTGCGACGTGGGCACGATCAAGAAAGAGCCGGGGGCAGTCGCCGGCGCACGTTCGGCGCGGTGATGATCGAACGCGGCTCTCGCGTTGCCGCCGTGGTTGGCCGCTGGGGGGGAGCTAGCTCCGTGGTAGTTGGCGCAGTCCTGCTCGGGCGCGTCATCCGCGACATGCCGTATCTGCTTCCTAACCGCCTGCCCGGCCTGGTCCTCTATGAGGTGGGGCCGGGTCTGCTCCTGGCTGTCGCAATATGGTTTGCAGTCAGCATCACCCGCGGATACTTTCGCGCACGAACGAGACTGATCCTGTTTGTGGTGATGGCCGCCCTTTTCGGCTCGATCGCCATCGGCAATGCCTTTGCTCCCTCGCTGGATGGGCGTTGGCTATGACCGGGGACGCCAGCCTGTAGCTACAATGTAGCTCAGATAATCTAACGGGGTGAGTGAGGTGGCAGCGGCCGAAGTAGTACGTGCTCGGATTGATTCCGACGTCAAGAGAGAAGCCAGCGCCGTTCTTGCGGGGATGGGCCTGTCTATTTCCGATGCAATCAGGCTGATGCTGGTGCGCGTGGTCTCCGACAAAAAATTGCCCTTCGACATCTATGTGCCCAATGTCACCACTCAGGCCGCGATGCGCAATGCGTCCGAGGGGCAGTTGGAGCAGTTCGCCACCGTTGCAGACTTGATGGGCGCGCTGAATAGGGATGATGCCGAGAGTTAGGCTCCTTGCTAAAACCGGCGCCGTCTACTGAGGTCGATTAGGCCAGCAGACTCGGAAAATCGTGTTTCGCCCTTTCCCAAGCTCGTGAGATGCCTGGGCCTAGATGACAGGAAATGAAGCGAACGGCACTTGCGCCTCTAAAATCGCGGTTTTCCCTTAAATTTGTATGCTGATACAGCAGTGGCAGAAATGCGAACTGCAGAAAAACCAAAGGCCGCCCTTGCGGACGGCCTTGGCCTTTTAGTTCCCTCTCGGGAAACGGACACTCCCCAGGGGGAGGCCGCGCGTGCTCCCCATATAGACGTCCATTTATGAAGATTCAAATAAAAGTTGACCCTCTCGGGGGCGTCCTATTCCGCCAGGGCGGGAGGCGCTGACGGCTTGGGGAGCCATGCCAGTACAAGGCGCAGCATGTCGTCGAATTCGTCGACCGCCATGCGAACGATACCGCCCTTGTCAGGAACCAGACGGCTGACGGCAACCGTGGTGACCTTGTCGCAAATTGCATAGGCCGCCCGCCCGTCGATCGTGGTCTGCAACGGAAATGCCCACTTGTTCCCCGGCTGCGCGGCCGTCGAGCAGGGCACGACCGTCACCGCGCCATGGAGCGTGTTCTTGAAGGACAGGATGATGACGGGCCGCCGCTTCCAGAACTCAGGAAGCTGCGCATCCTTTGGAAAGTCACACCAATAGAGCTGACGGATGCTCGGCGCCGACGTCACCCGTGGCGGCACGCTGGGCGGCGGCTCCTGAACATGCGCGTTCATTCTAGTCGTCCTTCACCAGCTTCAGCTTCGGGGCACCCTTGCGGGCCTGACGGATTTTACGGATTTCCGTCTTCTCCTTGATGTCCAGCAGCTTCTCATCCGCGAACGGCCGCGCCGCTGCGATCAGCCCGTCAAGATGATAGATGTTGGTCCGGCTTCCCGCCTCAGTGCGCCGCTCTTCACGGCGGATGTAGTTCGCAGCTTCGAGCGACGCGATATGCTTTTGGATCGTGCGCGGATGGACATTCATTGCCGCCGCCATCGTATTCTTTGACGGATAGGGCTTGCCCTCCGCAGTCCACCACTTGCTCGCAAGATACAGGATGATGTTGAGATCGAGCGGCGTAAGATCAAGCTGGCGCTGGTTCTCGATGATGACGCTGGGCAAGGCGGTCCATCCCGCCTCCATGAGCGGCTTGGTCCACTTTTTCTCGTTCGTGCGTAGCTCGGCGCTACTGTCTGTTTGCTTCTTTGCCACCATGAGACTATTCCTTTCTTGCAAGCAGATATGGCTCGTCAGCGGAGAGCAATCAAGTTTGATAGGGAGGCGCTGGCGCCGCCCCCGCTGGGCCTCAAAGGCGCCCCCTCGGAGGGCAGGAGAGGCCGGGTCCGGGAGCCGTCCAGGGCCTACAAAGCATACAGTCCCCATATGCACATCCCGTATTCACCGTATATCCCGGCACGTATGATACCGAGTAACCGTGGGGGGGGAGGCATAACGGCCCCCCCGGGGGTACATTTTTCATTCTCGGGAATGCGTTGGGCGCGGCCCTTACGGGCACGGCTCTATCGCCGCGAGCGCCAACCGAGCCACCGTGCCGGCGTCTCAGCCCATCCGGGTGACGATCCTCGCGCGAGGTGTGTGCCACGTGGCGCACCCGTGTTGCCGCGCCGTGGCGGTGTTGCTTTCATAGGCGCTTGCGACCCTCCCCCGGAGGCCCGCATGCTTGAGGGAACACCAAGGGCTACTGCCCTTTCGTCCCCGAACGACAATCATGCCCCCCGTGTAATCCGCCAAGCGCGGCACCCGACGCCCTGAAGGCATCGGCCGCGCTAGGGCGGCTCGCCCGCGCCAGGAGCAAGATTCTCGCCCTCCCTCCCCATCCCGTTCCTCGCCGGAAAGGCAGAGCCGCATGCCGCAGAGCAAGCGGCTTTCAGCCTCAAGAGGAAAGGACGAAATCATGGGACGCATCACCGACAACCGGGCCGACGTCTATCAGGAGATCACCGACCAGATGATCGCCATGATCGAGGCTGGCACCCGGCCTTGGTCCAAATCATGGAACGGCAGCACCGCTCCCAATATCCCGCTGCGCTCCACCGGGGTTCCGTATCGCGGCATCAACGTCCTGACCTTGTGGGTGGCCTCCATGACCAAGGGCTATGCCTCCCCGCATTGGCTGACCTTCAAACAGGCGCTCGCGCTGGGCGGCTGTGTCCGCAAGGGCGAGAAGGGATCAACCGTGGTCTATGCCAACAAGATCGTGGTGGGTGACGGCAAAGGCGGCGAAGCGAGCAGCGAACAGGGCGAGGACGGCAGGCGGCAGGTCGCGTTCCTGAAACGCTACACGGTTTTCAATTCGGAGCAGATCGACGGCATCGAGACGCAATATCCCATGCCCGAACCGATCATCACCGCCACCAATCCCCACGACCGGGACGCCGAGCTTGATACGCTCTTTGGCCGGGTGCCTGTTACCGTGCGCCACCACGGTTCGCAGCCCTGTTATCAGCCGAGCGGCGATCATGTCGTCATGCCGGCATTCGCCGACTTCCATACCAGCGACGATTATTATTCGACCCTAGCACACGAACTTTGTCACGCCAGCGGCCATATCAACCGGCTTGCCCGTCCGACCCTCATTTCCACGAAGCGGGAGGATTATGCGCGGGAGGAACTGTGTGCCGAATTGGGTGCCGCGTTCGTCAGCGGCGCGATCGGCATCAAACTTCACGACCGCGAGGATCATGCGGCCTATCTGGCAAGCTGGCTGTCTGCCCTTCGCAATGACAAGCGGTGCATTTTCACCGCCGCGCGCCAGGCGCAGGATGCAGCCGACTGGCTGCTGAGCCGGATGGGCACGGAAAGCCCCTTCGCGCTGGAAGAGAGCGCCTGAACGGCCAGACCAGCCCCCGCCCTGAGTAGGGGCGGGGGCTGGTTCCGGCAAGAAAATCGCGCCTCGTCCGCTCGCGAGCGGACGAGGCGCCGTCGTTTGTGCAAGATCGTTGCCGCCGATCAGCAGGTCATGACGTCTGCTCCGCCACATCGCGATATGCGAGCAGGCGCAGTGCGTTGAAGACGACGAGAAGCGTGGAGCCTTCATGCATCGCAACCGCCGGACCGATGCCAAGGCCAAGGATCGTTGCTGGCACAAGCAATGCGACAACACCCAGGCTGACGAACACATTCTGCCGGATGATGCCGCGTGTGTGGCGGCTTAGGCCGACCGCGAACGGCAGATGGGCCAGATCGTCGGCCATCAACGCCACGTCGGCCGTCTCCAGCGCCACATCCGAGCCGGCAGCGCCCATCGCAATGCCAACGGTCGCCGATGCCATTGCCGGCGCATCATTGACCCCGTCGCCGACCATCGCGACCTTGTCCTCACCCGCGAGCTTCTTGATCGCGGCGACCTTGTCCTCCGGCATCAGGTCGCCCCATGCCTCGTCGAGCCCGACATCCCTGGCGACGGCGTCGGCTACCTTCTGGTGATCGCCCGAGATCATGATCATCCGGGTGATACCCATGTCCCGCAGGCGTTTGAGCGCGATCTTGGCCGCCTCGCGCGGCGTGTCCATCAGCCCGATCGCACCGATGTCCCGATCGGCCTTGCGCACTACCATCGTGGTGCGCCCCCCTTCGCGCAGGGCCGCGACGGCGTCAGTAGCGGCCGCATTCAGCGCAGGGATGCCCTCCACGCCGAACATCTCGGCCTTCCCGATCCACACCGTCTCGCCACCAACGGTCGCAGTGACGCCGCGTCCGGTCAGGCTCTTGAGGTCGGTTGCGGTCGGAATGTCGCGCCCGCCCAGGCGTTCGCGCCCATCCTTGACGATCGCCTGCGCCAAGGGGTGATCGCTCAAACCCTCGACAGCGACCGCGAGCGTCAACAGATCTTCTTCGCTCGCGCCGTCCACCGGCACGACATCGGTGATGCGGGGGCGGCCTTCCGTCAGGGTGCCCGTCTTGTCGAACGCGATCGCCTTCAACGAACCGAGGTTTTCGAGCGGAGCACCTCCCTTCACCAGCACGCCGCCGCGTGCCGCGCGTGCAACGCCTGAAAGCACGGCGCTGGGGGTGGCGATGGCGAGCGCACAGGGGCTGGCGGCGACCAGCACCGCCATCGCCCGATAGAAGCTGTCGCGGAATGGCTCGTCGATCACGACCCACGCGAACAGGAGGATGAACGATAGAGCCAGCACCGCCGGCACGAAGACACGTTCAAACCGATCAGTGAAGCGCTGCGTGGGAGACTTTTGCGTCTCCGCTTCGCTCACCATCTTCACAACCTTGGCGAGCGCGCTCTCGTTGGAACGCCGCGTCACCTCGATCTCGATCGCGCCGCCGCCGTTGATCGTACCGGCGAACACCCGGGACGTCGCTTCGACACCATCGGGCTTCGCGCGCGCCGCCTCGACGTCGGCCACAGGCTCCTTGTCGACCGGGATGCTCTCGCCGGTGACGGGGGCCTGGTTGATCGCGCTCGAACCCTTGATGACGAAGCCGTCGGCAGGCAGGCGCTCGTTGGGGCGCACGATCACCACATCACCGATTACCAGCTCCTCGACGGCAAGCTCCGTGGTCTGCCCGTCGCGGCGCACCGTCGCCTTGTCGGGTGCGAGTTCGGCGAGCGCTTCGATGGCCCGCTTGGCGCGCCCCATCGCATAATGCTCGAGCGCATGGCCGAGGCTGAACAGGAACAGCAGGAGCGCGCCTTCCGCCCAGGCACCCAGCGCCGCGGCGCCAGCGGCTGCCACGAGCATCAGCGTGTCGATCTCGAATTTCCTGAGCTTCAGATTGTCGATTGCCTCGCGCAGCGTAAAAAATCCGCCAAAACCATAGGCACCCACATAGAAGGCGGTCGGTAGCCATTCGGGCATGCCCGCCACGAGTTTTTCGACCGCGAAGCCGATCGCCAGCAGTGCGCCGCACGCGAGCGCAAAGATCAGTTCGGTATTGGGGCCGAGAAAATTGGCGTGCGCGTGATCGTGGCCGTCACCCGGCCCATGTTTCTCAGCGCCCTCTCCATGACTGGCGTCGCCGTGGTCGTGGTCTGTATGGTCACTGGTGCTGTGATCGTGTCCGACGTGCTCCGAGCCAGTCCGCTGTACCGGTCTGACCTTGAGCTTGCCGAGCGCCGCGAGGATGAACGCCTCGTCGACCCGCTCCTTGTCATATTCGACACGGATGCTGCCCGAGGCGCTGGCGTCGGCCTGCAGCACGCCGGGCACCCGGCACAGGGTTTCGCTAATGGTGCGCGCGCGGCGCTCGTGGCCGATACCCTCGACCTGCCATCTGGCATGGCCGTATCGCCCGCTAATCTCGGCGCCGGCTGCGCGCACCATTTCGCGCACACGTGACATCGGCAATGCCGCGCTATCGAAATGGATGCACAGCTTTGCGGGGGTCTCGCCATCGGCGGGAAGGACATGCGCCTCTTCGACGCCGGGTTTCGCCTTGAGTGTCGCGACAAGCCGGCCAACGCAAGCATCGGCCGCGTCAGGGATTTGCGGCAGCAAGACGGGGATATCAAGTTTGAGCTTGTCGGTCATCGCATCGTCTCCGCGCTGTTTTTCGCTTCTGCACGAGCATCGCGCAGGATTTCTATGCCGCCCTTGATCGCGATGAGCGCGGTCGCCAGGCCGACGATTAGATCGGGCCAATTCGTCCCCAGCCACAACACCAATGCCCCTGCGATCAGGATGCCGCCGTTGGAGATGAAGTCGTTGAAGCTGAAGGTCGTGGCGGCGCGAAGGTTGACGTCCTTCTGCTTAAGCCGCTGGAGCATCCGCAGGCAGATATAGTTCACGACCGCAGCAACCGCCGACATGACCATCATCGTAGGTCCGATCGGCTCGCTGCCCTGGAGATAGCGGCGTCCAACATCGAGGAGAATGCCGCCCGCGAAGATCAGCAGCATCACGCCCGATGCCCGTGCCGCTCGCGTTTTCCAGGTCTGCCCGCGGCTTAACGCAACAAGGCTCAACCCATAAACGGCCGTATCGGAAAGATTGTCGACACCATTGGCGATCAGCGCGCTGGAATCACCGATCAGTCCGGAGGCGAAGAAGCCGATTGCAATCGCTGCATTGAGCAGCAGCACTATCCATAACGTCCGGCGCTCATTGGGCGCCTGTCGCTCTGAGGGCGTCATACCATGATCTCCTCGATAAACAGCAGCGCGAGAAACCCGACAAAGAACATGGCGCTGATGAGCGGTGAGTCCGGCTTCTCGTGGGCTTCGACCAGCAGTTCCTCGGTCACGAGGTAGAGCAGTGCCATGAGCCCGAAACTCAGGAACCCGGTGATCCATACCGGCGTCAGCAACGCCACTGGCTGCGCGACGAGGGCGCCGAGGGGCAAAAGCACCGCCAGCGCGCAGGTCAGGCCGATCGCCCTGGCCTTGCGATATTTGCCGGCAAGCTCGTTGGTGAGAGTAAGCGCAAGGAACAGCACCTCTAGTGTCAGCGCGACGGCCAGGAGCGCCCCTGCCTTCTCG
Protein-coding sequences here:
- a CDS encoding type IV secretion system protein VirB3, which produces MDEDREIMARNPLFLAVTRPALFAGIPIEAAVVILLSSVIVLIGFNNPVYAAVIAAVMFGISRLIVRHDVNAFRLIFLWGRTKAANRNRAFWGGSSYTPLPLKGIKRKGFGRNG
- a CDS encoding TrbC/VirB2 family protein is translated as MNLVSLGVPTLTLRSRVTARIDALSPRRRKLGRVLSMFALVALASLLSAEPALAQTNLESFGQSVLNLLSNGLLRTVAILAIIAAGFGWLTGRVNTGALVTVIIGIALIFSAPWIVDQLNAG
- a CDS encoding lytic transglycosylase domain-containing protein — protein: MFIPGVRRAKCRVDRIGFGPNRRYCHFCRSWNDDGAFALCPGHGRLRAVTLPAAVVMGLAAQCAPDVAPETIAAIVKTESQGYELAINVNGLGHKVAQPTTLAQAIRISRTYVAKGYSVDLGLGQINSRNMKALGLTWETVFEPCTNIAAAGAVLAGNYRQVRDGLHPQRALRIALSMYNTGSQSRGFANGYVGRVVGNAGFADAAQPAPVRSAAITGTPAPPTSNAATMLAALVEENTSDTGTPRAAPSPPPPSWDVFAKAEFERATLAAEGDNR
- a CDS encoding DUF7146 domain-containing protein, which encodes MARRHIATIEEQADRIVRQLGGRWTGDFAMCRCPAHSDSKASLSVRVGDRAVLFHCFAGCAAEAIMTALRSGKILAPPDHDPGQRQESRSDLNKVALSVWRHAAPYVGTLADRYLRARAIVPEGINARFDPRCQCGAGAAKAFAPALIVPIEEDAGVVAIHRTFLTPDGRWKADMPEPKRMLGNPGTGAVRWGGIPTDGVLRLAEGVEDAASVMNLLDPGHFVWPVLGIERYQGIAIPESVHTVILYSQHGVEAARAVERATPHLTDNGRRLLTKLPPHSGDWNDLLREIRAA
- a CDS encoding thermonuclease family protein, which encodes MKLFPGVPPYQRWMMGATFVVVAVYSIAQNKASLVEASQTQLSSPSPRIIDGDTVDFSNGRVRIVGIDAPDDDRPQLKALASEALRDLAARDGGLTCSASLFDYALRREEQCRTTAKSYGRLNLSCRFPSNKASVGATMVAQGYAVDYRVYSGGAYVDLMRKAAAQRAGLWGIDYEGMRQLAVQRAQVPQGCDVGTIKKEPGAVAGARSAR
- a CDS encoding type II toxin-antitoxin system RelB/DinJ family antitoxin; the protein is MAAAEVVRARIDSDVKREASAVLAGMGLSISDAIRLMLVRVVSDKKLPFDIYVPNVTTQAAMRNASEGQLEQFATVADLMGALNRDDAES
- a CDS encoding type II toxin-antitoxin system PemK/MazF family toxin, whose product is MNAHVQEPPPSVPPRVTSAPSIRQLYWCDFPKDAQLPEFWKRRPVIILSFKNTLHGAVTVVPCSTAAQPGNKWAFPLQTTIDGRAAYAICDKVTTVAVSRLVPDKGGIVRMAVDEFDDMLRLVLAWLPKPSAPPALAE
- a CDS encoding helix-turn-helix domain-containing protein, giving the protein MVAKKQTDSSAELRTNEKKWTKPLMEAGWTALPSVIIENQRQLDLTPLDLNIILYLASKWWTAEGKPYPSKNTMAAAMNVHPRTIQKHIASLEAANYIRREERRTEAGSRTNIYHLDGLIAAARPFADEKLLDIKEKTEIRKIRQARKGAPKLKLVKDD
- a CDS encoding ArdC family protein; the protein is MGRITDNRADVYQEITDQMIAMIEAGTRPWSKSWNGSTAPNIPLRSTGVPYRGINVLTLWVASMTKGYASPHWLTFKQALALGGCVRKGEKGSTVVYANKIVVGDGKGGEASSEQGEDGRRQVAFLKRYTVFNSEQIDGIETQYPMPEPIITATNPHDRDAELDTLFGRVPVTVRHHGSQPCYQPSGDHVVMPAFADFHTSDDYYSTLAHELCHASGHINRLARPTLISTKREDYAREELCAELGAAFVSGAIGIKLHDREDHAAYLASWLSALRNDKRCIFTAARQAQDAADWLLSRMGTESPFALEESA
- a CDS encoding heavy metal translocating P-type ATPase, producing MTDKLKLDIPVLLPQIPDAADACVGRLVATLKAKPGVEEAHVLPADGETPAKLCIHFDSAALPMSRVREMVRAAGAEISGRYGHARWQVEGIGHERRARTISETLCRVPGVLQADASASGSIRVEYDKERVDEAFILAALGKLKVRPVQRTGSEHVGHDHSTSDHTDHDHGDASHGEGAEKHGPGDGHDHAHANFLGPNTELIFALACGALLAIGFAVEKLVAGMPEWLPTAFYVGAYGFGGFFTLREAIDNLKLRKFEIDTLMLVAAAGAAALGAWAEGALLLFLFSLGHALEHYAMGRAKRAIEALAELAPDKATVRRDGQTTELAVEELVIGDVVIVRPNERLPADGFVIKGSSAINQAPVTGESIPVDKEPVADVEAARAKPDGVEATSRVFAGTINGGGAIEIEVTRRSNESALAKVVKMVSEAETQKSPTQRFTDRFERVFVPAVLALSFILLFAWVVIDEPFRDSFYRAMAVLVAASPCALAIATPSAVLSGVARAARGGVLVKGGAPLENLGSLKAIAFDKTGTLTEGRPRITDVVPVDGASEEDLLTLAVAVEGLSDHPLAQAIVKDGRERLGGRDIPTATDLKSLTGRGVTATVGGETVWIGKAEMFGVEGIPALNAAATDAVAALREGGRTTMVVRKADRDIGAIGLMDTPREAAKIALKRLRDMGITRMIMISGDHQKVADAVARDVGLDEAWGDLMPEDKVAAIKKLAGEDKVAMVGDGVNDAPAMASATVGIAMGAAGSDVALETADVALMADDLAHLPFAVGLSRHTRGIIRQNVFVSLGVVALLVPATILGLGIGPAVAMHEGSTLLVVFNALRLLAYRDVAEQTS